The Methylomagnum ishizawai genome has a window encoding:
- a CDS encoding transposase has product MNRCIRIQRLAPQDRERWQALFYRHQQQSRRRRLLALKALWDGESMAGVCRSQGVQRKTLEKWLDSYLHGGFDALLPPARPPRLRPRRAGRLRGGARKKTAEADPGTALVALDEFALLSTTCTHYAWAEKNTAPAPPSNEKRREKLNGFLALDLNSGKTTVDFQPQAKTRNAVHVIALIVLRYASLGFRQILCILDNCSIHNDSMKAALAELLAEIPLAQGIAVHFLHTPAYSPKFNPAEYLIRLVRKNSLYHLPHAMTVQQRAERVHRHLAQAPPQTPQQVKNILSHIYRLPKSGGS; this is encoded by the coding sequence ATGAACCGCTGTATCCGCATCCAACGGCTGGCCCCGCAGGACCGTGAACGGTGGCAGGCGCTGTTCTACCGCCACCAGCAGCAAAGCCGACGGCGTAGGCTGCTGGCCTTGAAGGCCCTGTGGGACGGCGAGAGCATGGCCGGGGTCTGCCGCAGCCAGGGAGTCCAGCGCAAGACGCTGGAGAAGTGGCTGGACAGCTACCTGCATGGTGGCTTCGACGCCCTGCTCCCCCCAGCGCGCCCACCGCGACTACGGCCCCGCCGAGCGGGCCGGCTTCGTGGAGGCGCTCGAAAAAAAACCGCCGAGGCCGACCCCGGCACCGCCCTCGTAGCCCTCGACGAGTTCGCGCTGCTGTCCACGACCTGCACCCACTACGCCTGGGCGGAGAAGAACACCGCCCCGGCGCCGCCGAGCAACGAGAAGCGGCGGGAGAAACTGAACGGCTTCCTGGCCCTGGACCTGAACAGCGGCAAGACCACCGTGGACTTCCAGCCCCAGGCCAAAACCCGGAACGCCGTCCACGTCATCGCCCTGATCGTCCTGCGCTACGCCAGCCTGGGCTTCCGCCAGATCCTGTGCATCCTCGACAACTGCTCCATCCACAACGACTCCATGAAGGCCGCTCTGGCCGAGTTGCTGGCGGAAATCCCCCTGGCCCAGGGCATCGCCGTGCACTTCCTCCACACCCCGGCCTACTCCCCCAAGTTCAACCCGGCCGAATACCTCATCCGCCTCGTCAGGAAGAACTCCCTCTACCACCTGCCCCATGCCATGACGGTCCAGCAGCGGGCCGAGCGCGTCCATCGGCACTTGGCCCAGGCCCCTCCCCAAACACCCCAGCAGGTCAAGAACATTCTCAGCCATATCTACCGCCTGCCAAAAAGTGGGGGGTCTTAG